One region of Bosea sp. 29B genomic DNA includes:
- the xdhB gene encoding xanthine dehydrogenase molybdopterin binding subunit: protein MATRPIVGSPLKHDSAEKHVAGEALYIDDIAEPAGLAHACLGLSTIAHGKLLSLDLSAVEAAPGVLAVLTTADIPGENDISSTHKHDEPAFATADILHHGQPLFAVIAETREQARHAALLAKATYDEAPPLLDVAAARAAGSDLVTEPLKLERGDIAAALAASPRRLKGSMAIGGQDHFYLESQISLAIPGEDQDTLVLCSTQHPSEVQHMVAQVLGVGAHAVTIEVRRMGGGFGGKETQANLFACVAALAARKLKRPVKLRPDRDDDMVITGKRHDFVVDYEIGFDDDGHIHAVDAVYAARCGWNADLSGPVTDRALFHMDNCYFYPAVRARSEPLRTHTVSNTAFRGFGGPQGMVGAERFIEEVAYATGLDPLEVRKRNFYGGEGREITPYHQPVEDMIAGEMIDDLAHSCDYHARQGAIRAFNQQSPIIKRGIALTPVKFGISFTATWYNQAGALVHVYTDGTVALNHGGTEMGQGLYQKVAQVVAQAFGIGLEQIRITATTTGKVPNTSATAASSGSDLNGMAALDACETIKQRLTAFACKHWQEKPEAIAFLPGRVQVGAREIGFVELVKAAYMARVQLSATGFYATPKIHWDRKAGRGHPFYYFAYGAAAAEVAIDTLTGEYKVERVDILHDCGNSLNPAIDKGQIEGGFVQGMGWLTTEELVWDEKGRLKTHAPSTYKIPVASDRPRIFNVALLEKAPNREHTIHRSKAVGEPPLMLAISVLHALSDAVASVGDHRFCPQLDAPATPERVLDAVDRVRALAEAVR, encoded by the coding sequence ATGGCGACGCGGCCGATCGTCGGCTCACCGCTGAAGCATGATTCCGCCGAGAAGCACGTCGCCGGCGAGGCCCTCTATATCGACGACATCGCCGAGCCGGCTGGCCTCGCCCATGCCTGCCTCGGCCTTTCGACCATCGCGCATGGCAAGCTGCTGTCGCTCGACCTGTCGGCCGTCGAAGCGGCGCCGGGTGTGCTCGCGGTCCTCACTACCGCCGACATCCCCGGCGAGAACGACATCTCCTCGACGCACAAGCATGACGAACCGGCCTTCGCGACGGCGGACATCCTGCATCACGGCCAGCCGCTCTTCGCGGTCATCGCCGAGACGCGCGAGCAGGCCCGCCATGCCGCATTGCTAGCCAAGGCGACCTACGACGAGGCGCCTCCTCTGCTCGATGTCGCCGCCGCTCGCGCCGCCGGCTCCGATCTCGTCACCGAGCCGCTGAAGCTCGAGCGCGGCGACATCGCTGCGGCGCTTGCCGCCAGCCCGCGCCGGCTGAAGGGCTCGATGGCGATCGGCGGCCAGGATCATTTCTATCTCGAAAGCCAAATCTCGCTCGCCATCCCCGGCGAGGACCAGGACACGCTGGTGCTGTGCTCGACGCAGCATCCGAGCGAGGTCCAGCACATGGTCGCGCAGGTACTCGGCGTCGGTGCACATGCGGTCACCATCGAGGTCCGGCGCATGGGCGGCGGCTTCGGCGGCAAGGAGACGCAGGCCAATCTATTCGCCTGCGTCGCCGCGCTCGCCGCACGCAAGCTGAAGCGGCCGGTGAAGCTCAGGCCTGACCGCGACGACGACATGGTCATCACCGGCAAGCGCCACGACTTCGTCGTCGACTACGAGATCGGGTTCGACGATGACGGCCACATCCATGCGGTCGATGCGGTCTATGCGGCGCGCTGCGGCTGGAACGCCGACCTCTCCGGCCCGGTCACCGACCGCGCGCTGTTCCACATGGACAATTGCTATTTCTACCCGGCGGTGCGGGCCCGCTCGGAGCCCCTGCGCACGCACACCGTCTCGAACACAGCCTTCCGCGGCTTCGGCGGGCCGCAGGGCATGGTCGGCGCCGAGCGCTTCATCGAGGAGGTCGCCTACGCTACCGGGCTCGATCCGCTGGAGGTCAGGAAGCGCAACTTCTATGGCGGCGAAGGCCGGGAGATCACGCCCTATCACCAGCCCGTGGAGGACATGATCGCCGGCGAGATGATCGACGACCTCGCGCATTCCTGCGACTACCACGCCCGGCAGGGGGCGATCCGCGCGTTCAACCAGCAGAGCCCCATCATCAAGCGCGGCATCGCGCTGACGCCGGTGAAGTTCGGGATATCCTTCACCGCCACCTGGTACAATCAGGCCGGCGCGCTGGTCCATGTCTACACCGATGGCACGGTGGCGCTGAACCATGGCGGCACCGAAATGGGCCAGGGGCTCTACCAGAAGGTGGCGCAGGTGGTGGCGCAGGCCTTCGGCATCGGGCTGGAGCAGATCAGGATCACCGCGACGACGACCGGCAAGGTGCCGAACACCTCGGCGACCGCCGCCTCCTCCGGTTCCGACCTCAACGGCATGGCGGCGCTCGACGCCTGCGAGACGATCAAGCAGCGGCTCACCGCCTTCGCCTGTAAGCACTGGCAGGAAAAGCCGGAAGCGATCGCCTTCCTCCCCGGCCGGGTGCAGGTCGGCGCACGCGAGATCGGCTTCGTCGAGCTGGTCAAGGCGGCCTATATGGCCCGCGTCCAGCTCTCGGCCACCGGCTTCTATGCGACGCCGAAGATCCATTGGGACCGCAAGGCCGGACGCGGCCACCCGTTCTACTATTTCGCCTATGGCGCCGCCGCGGCCGAAGTCGCGATCGACACGCTGACCGGCGAGTACAAGGTCGAGCGCGTCGACATCCTGCACGACTGCGGAAACTCGCTGAACCCGGCGATCGACAAGGGCCAGATCGAGGGCGGCTTCGTCCAGGGCATGGGCTGGCTCACCACCGAGGAGCTGGTCTGGGACGAGAAGGGGCGCCTCAAGACGCACGCGCCCTCGACCTACAAGATCCCGGTCGCTTCCGACCGGCCGCGCATCTTCAATGTCGCGCTCTTGGAGAAGGCTCCAAATCGCGAGCACACCATCCATCGTTCCAAGGCGGTCGGCGAGCCGCCGCTGATGCTGGCGATCAGCGTGCTGCACGCGCTGTCCGATGCCGTCGCCAGCGTCGGAGATCACCGCTTCTGCCCGCAGCTCGATGCGCCGGCGACGCCGGAACGGGTGCTCGATGCGGTCGACCGGGTGCGAGCCCTGGCGGAGGCGGTAAGATGA
- the xdhC gene encoding xanthine dehydrogenase accessory protein XdhC encodes MTLADFLASSLADGAVIVRIAEAQGSTPREAGATMIVSAHGSAGTIGGGQLEFHCIDLARILLDSGGPQQLVEIPLGPQMGQCCGGRVRVAMEPAGAAHLEALRQDEAKAAAERPQVLIFGAGHTGKALARSLALLPVAVTLIDDRPRQFDEVPTTVACLQLDDPETALTAARPGSAFVVLTHSHALDYRLAEAALLRGDAAYVGMIGSGTKRARFEASFRRRHPGSTALTGLTCPIGGSDVHDKRPEVIAALTSAELVRCLLGEKAGLAGRSATGRARARNRHDAAA; translated from the coding sequence ATGACCCTCGCCGACTTCCTCGCCAGCAGCCTTGCCGACGGCGCCGTCATCGTCCGCATCGCGGAGGCGCAGGGCTCGACCCCGCGTGAGGCCGGCGCAACGATGATCGTCAGCGCCCACGGCAGCGCCGGCACGATCGGCGGCGGCCAGCTCGAATTCCATTGCATCGACCTCGCCCGCATCCTGCTCGACAGCGGCGGGCCGCAACAACTCGTTGAGATACCGCTCGGCCCGCAGATGGGCCAGTGCTGCGGTGGGCGCGTGCGGGTGGCGATGGAGCCGGCGGGCGCGGCACATCTCGAAGCGCTGAGGCAAGACGAGGCGAAAGCCGCCGCCGAGCGGCCACAGGTTCTGATCTTCGGTGCCGGCCATACCGGCAAGGCGCTGGCGCGCAGTCTTGCTCTGCTGCCCGTCGCCGTGACGCTGATCGACGATCGACCCAGGCAGTTCGACGAAGTGCCGACGACCGTCGCCTGCCTGCAGCTCGACGATCCCGAGACTGCGCTGACCGCTGCCCGGCCAGGCTCCGCCTTCGTCGTCCTGACCCATAGCCACGCGCTCGATTATCGCCTGGCCGAGGCGGCGCTGCTGCGCGGCGATGCGGCTTATGTCGGGATGATCGGCTCAGGCACGAAGCGCGCCCGCTTCGAGGCGAGCTTCCGCCGCCGGCACCCGGGCAGCACGGCGTTGACCGGGCTCACCTGCCCGATCGGTGGATCGGATGTGCATGACAAGCGTCCGGAGGTGATCGCCGCCTTGACGAGTGCCGAGCTGGTGCGTTGCTTGCTTGGTGAGAAGGCAGGCCTCGCGGGGAGGTCTGCCACGGGACGCGCGAGGGCACGGAACCGCCATGACGCAGCCGCCTGA
- the guaD gene encoding guanine deaminase: MSKDGAILALRGRLLWFFGDPHEVGEAAHRYVEDGLLVIEGGLIRAAGEAKELLPALPAGAAITDHRPHLIMPGFIDAHLHMPQTQVIASYGAQLMEWLNKYTFVEEQKLAQQGHAEKLSAFLLDELLASGTTTAAVYCSVHKQSAEAFFAESHRRNTRMIAGKVMMDRNAPPALTDTAESGYADSKALIGRWHGKGRQLYAITPRFAVTSTPEQMAASTRLVEEHPDCFVQTHINENRAEIAFARELYPDAADYAGIYEDYGLLGRKSLLGHCIHMTKREWRAFAQHGAIAVFCPTSNLFLGSGLFDWQRARHEGVKVAVATDIGGGTSYSMLRTMAEAYKILQLQGQSLSAFEALHAITLGNAAALGLDHLIGSFEPGREADIVVLDPAATRAMAHRLETVRDLAEELFVLITLGDERNVAATYVAGELVSACSTN, translated from the coding sequence TTGAGCAAAGACGGTGCGATCTTGGCCCTGCGCGGCCGGCTTCTCTGGTTCTTCGGTGATCCGCACGAGGTCGGTGAGGCCGCGCATCGCTATGTCGAGGACGGTCTGCTCGTCATCGAGGGCGGCCTGATCCGCGCTGCCGGCGAGGCGAAGGAGCTCTTGCCGGCGCTGCCGGCCGGTGCCGCCATCACCGATCATCGCCCGCACCTGATCATGCCGGGCTTCATCGACGCGCATCTCCACATGCCGCAAACGCAAGTGATCGCCTCCTATGGCGCGCAACTGATGGAGTGGCTGAACAAATACACCTTCGTCGAGGAGCAGAAGCTGGCGCAGCAGGGCCATGCCGAGAAGCTCTCCGCCTTCCTGCTCGACGAGTTGCTGGCGAGCGGCACCACCACTGCGGCGGTCTATTGCTCCGTGCACAAGCAGTCGGCCGAGGCCTTCTTCGCCGAGTCCCACCGGCGCAACACCCGCATGATCGCGGGCAAGGTGATGATGGACCGCAACGCGCCGCCGGCGCTGACCGACACGGCCGAGAGCGGTTATGCCGACAGCAAGGCGCTGATCGGCCGCTGGCACGGCAAGGGCCGCCAGCTCTACGCGATCACGCCGCGCTTCGCCGTGACCTCGACGCCGGAGCAGATGGCGGCCTCAACGAGGCTGGTCGAGGAGCACCCGGACTGCTTCGTCCAGACCCATATCAACGAAAACCGGGCCGAGATTGCCTTCGCCAGGGAGCTCTATCCCGATGCAGCCGACTATGCCGGCATCTACGAGGATTACGGGTTGCTGGGCCGCAAGAGCCTGCTCGGCCATTGCATTCACATGACCAAGCGCGAATGGCGTGCCTTCGCCCAGCATGGCGCGATCGCGGTGTTCTGCCCGACCTCGAACCTCTTCCTCGGCTCCGGCCTGTTCGATTGGCAGAGAGCCCGGCACGAGGGCGTCAAGGTCGCGGTCGCCACGGATATCGGCGGCGGCACTTCCTATTCGATGCTGCGCACCATGGCCGAGGCCTACAAGATCCTGCAGCTCCAGGGACAGTCGCTCTCGGCCTTCGAGGCGCTGCACGCGATCACGCTCGGCAATGCGGCGGCGCTCGGGCTCGACCATCTGATCGGCTCGTTCGAACCGGGTCGCGAAGCCGATATCGTCGTGCTCGACCCCGCCGCGACGCGCGCAATGGCGCACCGGCTGGAGACGGTGCGTGACCTTGCCGAGGAGCTCTTCGTGCTGATCACGCTCGGCGACGAGCGCAACGTCGCCGCGACCTACGTCGCGGGAGAGTTGGTCTCTGCATGTTCAACGAATTGA
- a CDS encoding CGNR zinc finger domain-containing protein: MTTDRTGGPSRAGSLPLVASELAFDFTNTSSDRGGPNELEHLREGRDVVIWARHAKVISDSDRDASLAAVEADARLAARLLTEALDLRDTIYRIGAALSRRQPPAEEDRTQLAATHAHCLACARLSPFGDGFVWRWDASQTLSEAIRGPVALSALTVLTQQNLARIKQCEGDHCGWLFFDTTKNRLRRWCEMSVCGNRAKVRAFRQRHFEAKTTG; encoded by the coding sequence ATGACAACCGATCGTACAGGCGGCCCCAGCCGCGCCGGCTCGCTGCCGCTCGTCGCCAGCGAGCTCGCCTTCGACTTCACCAACACCAGCTCCGATCGCGGTGGGCCGAACGAGCTTGAGCATCTGCGCGAAGGACGCGACGTCGTGATCTGGGCGCGACATGCCAAGGTGATCAGCGACAGCGACCGCGATGCGTCGCTAGCCGCGGTCGAGGCGGACGCCAGGCTGGCGGCGCGTCTGCTTACTGAGGCACTCGATCTGCGCGATACGATCTACCGGATCGGCGCCGCGCTCAGCCGCCGCCAGCCTCCGGCGGAAGAAGACCGGACGCAGCTCGCCGCCACCCACGCGCATTGCCTGGCCTGCGCCAGGCTTTCGCCGTTCGGCGACGGCTTCGTCTGGCGCTGGGACGCCAGCCAGACCCTGAGCGAGGCGATCCGCGGGCCGGTCGCGCTGTCGGCCCTCACCGTGCTGACCCAGCAGAATCTCGCCCGCATCAAGCAATGCGAAGGCGATCATTGCGGCTGGCTGTTCTTCGACACCACCAAGAACCGGCTGCGGCGCTGGTGCGAGATGTCGGTCTGCGGCAATCGCGCCAAGGTCCGCGCCTTCCGCCAACGCCATTTCGAGGCGAAGACGACCGGCTAG
- a CDS encoding xanthine dehydrogenase small subunit: protein MRESVRFLLGDELVEIASCDPTRTVLDWLRLDRRRTGTKEGCAEGDCGACTIVVGRLDGERLRYEAINACIRFLPTLDGCHVLTVEHLRSPDGALHPVQQAMVDCHGSQCGFCTPGFVMSLLALWLNETAPSVARIEDALAGNLCRCTGYEPIIAAAQRMDAAERGKDRFVAGIPALINRLKALADGETISIGDGERHFYAPATIEALAELVSTHPQATLVAGATDVGLWVTKGMRRLDPVVSLGRIDELRAISDEGDHLRLGAMANQIAVREALATISPQLDEMMRRFGGEQVRNAGTIGGNIANGSPIGDLPPALIALGAALVLARSRHCEERSDEAIQGDVEQAPLDRFATLAMTEIDRRTIPLEAFFLDYRKQDRQPGEFVEAVLVPKLPAGVLFHISKISKRFDEDISAVCGAFHLTLDEAGRVSEARLAYGGMAGIPKRAKAAEAALLGRSWNEAAIAAAIAALAQDFTPLTDMRASAAYRLKIAGNLLRRFLIETTTPETSTRVAGLLAEAAHG, encoded by the coding sequence ATGCGTGAGAGCGTGCGTTTCCTGCTCGGCGACGAGCTGGTCGAGATCGCGTCCTGCGATCCGACCCGCACCGTGCTCGACTGGCTCAGGCTCGACCGGCGCCGCACCGGCACCAAGGAAGGCTGCGCCGAAGGCGATTGCGGGGCCTGCACCATCGTCGTCGGCCGGCTCGATGGCGAGCGGCTGCGCTATGAGGCGATCAACGCCTGCATCCGCTTCCTGCCGACGCTGGACGGCTGCCATGTGCTGACCGTCGAGCATCTGAGAAGCCCTGACGGGGCGCTCCATCCGGTGCAGCAGGCGATGGTCGACTGCCATGGCTCGCAATGCGGCTTCTGCACGCCCGGTTTCGTGATGTCGCTGCTGGCGCTCTGGCTGAACGAGACGGCGCCGTCGGTCGCGCGCATCGAGGATGCCCTCGCTGGCAATCTCTGCCGCTGCACCGGCTACGAGCCGATCATCGCGGCGGCGCAGCGCATGGATGCAGCTGAGCGCGGGAAGGACCGCTTCGTCGCGGGGATACCCGCACTCATCAACCGGCTGAAGGCGCTCGCTGACGGCGAGACGATCTCGATCGGAGATGGCGAGCGCCATTTCTATGCTCCCGCCACGATCGAGGCGCTCGCCGAGCTCGTCAGCACCCATCCGCAGGCGACGCTCGTGGCTGGCGCCACCGATGTCGGCCTCTGGGTCACCAAGGGCATGCGCCGGCTCGACCCGGTGGTCTCTCTCGGCCGGATCGACGAACTGCGTGCGATCTCGGATGAAGGCGATCACCTCCGCTTGGGTGCGATGGCCAACCAGATCGCGGTTCGCGAGGCATTGGCAACCATCTCGCCACAGCTCGACGAGATGATGCGCCGCTTCGGTGGCGAGCAGGTCCGCAATGCCGGCACGATCGGCGGCAACATCGCCAATGGCTCGCCGATCGGCGATCTGCCACCGGCGCTGATCGCACTCGGCGCGGCTTTGGTGCTGGCGCGCTCCCGTCATTGCGAGGAGCGCAGCGACGAAGCAATCCAGGGGGACGTAGAGCAAGCCCCCCTGGATCGCTTCGCTACGCTCGCGATGACGGAAATCGATCGCCGGACCATTCCCCTCGAAGCCTTCTTCCTCGACTACCGCAAGCAGGATCGACAGCCCGGCGAATTCGTCGAGGCCGTGCTGGTGCCGAAGCTGCCTGCGGGTGTCCTCTTCCATATCTCGAAGATCTCGAAGCGCTTCGACGAGGACATTTCGGCTGTCTGCGGGGCGTTCCATCTGACGCTGGATGAAGCCGGGCGCGTCAGCGAGGCGCGGCTCGCCTATGGCGGCATGGCCGGCATCCCGAAGCGGGCGAAAGCTGCGGAAGCCGCCTTGCTTGGCCGCTCCTGGAACGAGGCAGCGATCGCTGCCGCAATCGCCGCGCTCGCACAGGATTTCACCCCGCTGACCGATATGCGCGCCTCGGCCGCCTACCGACTCAAGATCGCCGGCAACCTGCTACGGCGTTTCCTGATCGAGACGACGACGCCTGAGACGTCGACCCGCGTCGCCGGCCTGCTGGCGGAGGCTGCCCATGGCTGA
- a CDS encoding D-amino-acid transaminase — MSRTVYVNGAYLPEEEATISIFDRGFIFGDGIYEVSAVLGGKLVDCEAHLARLERSAGEIGLELPCSRAELVAIHQELIARNNLDEGSIYLQVSRGASDRDFPFPKGVKSSLVLFTQARQFANTPLAKTGIKVVSTPDLRWVRRDIKSVNLLAPVLAKQFAAENGAQEAWMIEDGVVTEGASSTAWIVKGKTLISRPLSHKVLPGITRTAVLAFLAESGFTFEEREFTLEEALDAEEAFITSATSLVMPVTTIDGHSIHNGAPGPATIRLREIYLDHARKGGVLG, encoded by the coding sequence ATGAGCCGCACCGTCTACGTCAATGGCGCCTATCTTCCCGAGGAAGAGGCGACGATCTCGATCTTCGACCGCGGCTTCATCTTCGGCGACGGCATCTACGAGGTCTCGGCCGTGCTCGGTGGCAAGCTGGTCGATTGCGAGGCACATCTGGCACGGCTCGAACGCTCGGCCGGCGAGATCGGGCTGGAGCTCCCCTGCTCGCGCGCCGAGCTCGTCGCGATCCATCAGGAGCTGATCGCCCGCAACAACCTGGATGAAGGCAGCATCTATCTGCAGGTCTCGCGCGGCGCCTCCGATCGCGACTTTCCTTTCCCCAAGGGCGTCAAGTCGTCCCTGGTCCTGTTCACGCAGGCCCGCCAGTTCGCCAATACGCCGCTGGCCAAGACCGGCATCAAGGTCGTCAGCACGCCGGACCTGCGCTGGGTGCGGCGCGACATCAAGAGCGTCAATTTGCTCGCGCCGGTGCTGGCCAAGCAGTTTGCCGCCGAGAACGGTGCGCAGGAAGCCTGGATGATCGAGGACGGCGTCGTCACCGAAGGCGCCTCGTCGACCGCCTGGATCGTCAAGGGCAAGACGCTGATCTCGCGGCCGCTTTCGCACAAGGTGCTGCCCGGCATCACCCGCACGGCCGTGCTCGCCTTCCTGGCGGAGAGCGGCTTTACCTTCGAAGAGCGCGAATTCACGCTGGAAGAGGCGCTCGACGCCGAGGAAGCCTTCATCACCTCGGCGACCAGCCTGGTCATGCCGGTGACGACGATCGACGGCCACAGCATCCATAACGGCGCGCCAGGCCCGGCGACGATCCGGCTGCGCGAGATTTATCTCGACCACGCCCGCAAGGGCGGCGTGCTGGGCTGA
- a CDS encoding GSU2403 family nucleotidyltransferase fold protein, giving the protein MTPAAYHSSLAHAAYHDLLRSLLDEAVSAVRGTPTRVERNGRAYWYDSYRVGSEVKKSYIGEDSEALRQRLAQVPALREQITAAQANRTRLIRILRAEGFLGVDAGTGSLLAAMAKAGVFRLGGTLVGTVAFRLYEGELGIRFGLDQAAQTNDIDIASFERLSLALDDVVEEALPRLLAGFSFAPAPVLDERRAWRWKQSRSETLVEFLTPAFTEREEPRQLPALGIHAQSLHYLNYLIAEPIKAAVTYRGGVLVQIPRPERFAIHKLIVSDRRQGGPDSLKAVKDRRQAAILIDILARDRPDELREAYEDAQARGPRWRERLTAAIARIDGLDKRLAAL; this is encoded by the coding sequence ATGACGCCCGCAGCCTATCATTCTTCACTGGCCCATGCGGCCTATCACGACCTGCTGCGCTCGTTGCTCGACGAGGCGGTGTCGGCGGTTCGTGGAACGCCGACACGCGTCGAGCGGAACGGACGAGCTTATTGGTACGACAGCTATCGCGTCGGCTCCGAGGTCAAGAAGTCCTACATCGGCGAGGACAGCGAAGCGCTTCGGCAGCGCCTCGCGCAGGTTCCGGCGCTTCGCGAGCAAATTACCGCTGCGCAGGCCAACCGGACCCGGCTGATCAGGATTCTGCGCGCCGAGGGGTTCCTTGGTGTCGATGCCGGGACAGGCAGCCTGCTGGCGGCAATGGCGAAGGCTGGCGTCTTCCGCCTAGGCGGCACGCTGGTCGGGACTGTCGCCTTTCGCCTCTATGAAGGCGAACTCGGCATCCGTTTCGGCCTCGACCAGGCGGCGCAGACCAATGACATCGACATCGCCAGCTTCGAGCGTCTGTCGCTCGCGCTCGATGACGTGGTCGAAGAAGCGCTTCCCCGGCTGCTGGCAGGGTTTTCGTTCGCGCCGGCACCGGTGCTCGATGAGCGCCGTGCCTGGCGCTGGAAGCAGAGCCGCAGCGAAACGCTGGTCGAGTTTCTCACGCCTGCTTTCACGGAGCGTGAGGAGCCGCGGCAGTTGCCGGCCCTCGGCATCCACGCACAGTCCCTGCATTACCTCAATTACCTGATCGCCGAGCCGATCAAGGCCGCGGTCACCTATCGCGGCGGCGTGCTGGTCCAGATTCCGCGCCCCGAGCGCTTCGCCATCCACAAGTTGATCGTCTCGGACCGTCGGCAAGGCGGGCCGGACAGTCTCAAGGCGGTGAAGGATCGCCGCCAGGCCGCCATACTGATCGACATTCTGGCCCGCGATCGGCCTGACGAACTGCGGGAGGCCTATGAGGACGCGCAGGCACGCGGCCCGCGTTGGCGGGAACGCCTAACCGCGGCGATCGCGCGTATCGATGGTCTGGACAAGCGTCTGGCGGCGCTGTGA
- a CDS encoding branched-chain amino acid ABC transporter substrate-binding protein — MRINLIAMLAAGAFAMSHGAALAQVKLGVAGPMTGASAAFGAQLKNGVEQAVADINAAGGILGQTIALSSGDDVGDPKQGVSVANKFVGDGVKLVVGHFNSGVTMPASEVYAENGMLMISPSATNPKITERGLWNVFRTCGRDDQQGVVASGHIAKTFKGKVIVVVHDKTTYGQGLAEETRKGLHAAGIKEVLYEGVNTGEKDFSALVSKVKAAKADLLYWGGLHTELGLIVRQMRDQGLTTVAMGADGITSDEYAVIGGPGTEGTLMTFPPDPRKRAAAAEVVKRFEAKGINPEAYTLYSYAAVQIMKQAAEQAKSLDPKKIAAAMHSGMTFKTVLGDMSYDKKGDRTNLDYTVYTWKKGSDGKISYVEN, encoded by the coding sequence ATGAGGATCAATCTGATCGCGATGCTCGCCGCAGGCGCATTCGCGATGTCACATGGCGCAGCGCTGGCGCAGGTCAAGCTCGGCGTCGCCGGCCCGATGACCGGCGCGAGCGCCGCCTTCGGGGCGCAATTGAAGAACGGGGTCGAGCAGGCGGTGGCCGACATCAATGCCGCCGGCGGCATTCTCGGCCAGACGATCGCGCTCTCGAGCGGAGACGATGTCGGCGATCCCAAGCAGGGCGTCTCGGTCGCCAACAAATTCGTCGGCGACGGCGTCAAGCTCGTCGTCGGCCACTTCAACTCCGGCGTCACCATGCCGGCGTCCGAGGTCTATGCCGAGAACGGCATGCTGATGATCAGCCCCTCGGCCACCAACCCGAAGATCACCGAGCGCGGCCTCTGGAACGTCTTCCGCACCTGCGGCCGCGACGACCAGCAGGGCGTCGTCGCTTCCGGCCATATCGCCAAGACCTTCAAGGGCAAGGTCATCGTCGTCGTCCATGACAAGACGACCTATGGCCAGGGGCTCGCCGAAGAGACCCGCAAGGGCCTGCACGCCGCCGGCATCAAGGAAGTGCTCTACGAAGGCGTCAACACAGGCGAGAAGGATTTCTCGGCGCTGGTCTCGAAGGTCAAGGCGGCCAAGGCCGACCTGCTCTATTGGGGCGGATTGCACACCGAGCTCGGCCTGATCGTCCGGCAGATGCGCGATCAGGGCCTGACGACTGTGGCGATGGGCGCGGATGGCATCACCTCCGACGAATACGCTGTCATCGGCGGTCCAGGCACCGAAGGCACGCTGATGACCTTCCCACCCGATCCGCGCAAACGTGCCGCAGCGGCCGAGGTGGTCAAGCGCTTCGAGGCCAAGGGCATCAATCCCGAGGCCTATACGCTCTACTCCTATGCCGCGGTCCAGATCATGAAGCAGGCAGCCGAGCAGGCTAAATCGCTCGATCCGAAGAAGATCGCCGCCGCGATGCATTCGGGCATGACCTTCAAGACCGTGCTCGGCGACATGTCCTATGACAAGAAGGGCGACCGCACCAATCTCGACTACACCGTCTACACCTGGAAGAAGGGCTCGGACGGCAAGATCAGCTATGTCGAGAACTGA